The Cystobacter ferrugineus genome includes a window with the following:
- a CDS encoding ATP-binding protein, translated as MRFASRLMLVLCLVGVVPVLLFGALSFHANRRELHRVVGGLQTQAAMDFARSCHQLVLSGVDNLRLASRYLPLEGLTPEQLSQVLDIPMRQLPAFNLLVLVDERGHALAPAVYSPEEDERPQRVTEASLALFSSQAPVRAALAAGAAIGPPYQLPESPGGRVALAVRVGTDASRVLLAELSLAELGQRVEELSEDGGRAFVVDAEGQPVIASPANRELSAEELQLVREGLSRGTSAVRTVSGADGVEYLAAFAPVPDLGWGVVVSRQAHAAFAPAEQVRRSTLLGALVALAATAGLGFVLARGVSQPVARLSEGVAALASGRYDQRVVEQGRDELGQLARSFNHMAGELQRRDAELRRWSEELQQRVDERTRQLREAQDQIARTRRLAALGSFSAGLAHELNNPLTGILGLLSLACEEVPEGTPLRESLEMSLEQSRRMCVIIRQMRQIAEQERSGGGRPLNPVQPVRAALHEVDPELRARGITLDCALNEPMPQVLGHAEQLQSVVTHLLRNAVTAMPAGGTLSVGLGTVEGDAVCLSVKDTGKGIPESLRDRIFDPFFTTKDEPGRIGLGLTVAHGIVEAHHGRIRVESAEGRGTTITVILPAVGAEAHLV; from the coding sequence GTGCGTTTCGCTTCACGATTGATGCTCGTGCTCTGCCTGGTGGGCGTGGTGCCCGTGCTGCTCTTCGGCGCACTGTCCTTCCATGCCAACCGGCGCGAGCTGCATCGTGTGGTGGGTGGACTCCAGACGCAGGCCGCCATGGACTTCGCGCGCTCCTGCCACCAGCTCGTCCTGTCTGGCGTGGACAACCTGCGCCTGGCCTCCAGGTACCTCCCCCTCGAGGGGCTCACGCCCGAGCAGCTCTCCCAGGTGCTGGACATCCCCATGCGCCAGCTCCCGGCCTTCAACCTGCTCGTGCTGGTGGATGAGCGCGGCCATGCGCTCGCCCCGGCCGTGTACTCGCCGGAGGAGGACGAGCGCCCACAGCGCGTCACCGAGGCGAGCCTCGCGCTCTTCTCGAGCCAGGCGCCCGTGCGGGCCGCGCTCGCCGCGGGCGCCGCCATCGGCCCGCCCTACCAGTTGCCCGAGTCCCCCGGCGGCCGGGTGGCGCTCGCGGTGCGCGTGGGCACGGACGCCTCCCGCGTCCTGCTCGCGGAGCTGTCGCTCGCCGAGCTGGGCCAGCGCGTGGAGGAGCTCTCCGAGGACGGGGGCCGCGCCTTCGTGGTGGATGCCGAGGGCCAGCCGGTGATCGCCTCGCCCGCCAACCGCGAGCTGAGCGCGGAGGAGCTCCAGCTCGTGCGCGAGGGCCTGTCCCGGGGCACGTCCGCGGTGCGCACCGTGTCCGGCGCGGACGGGGTGGAGTACCTCGCCGCCTTCGCGCCCGTGCCGGATCTCGGCTGGGGGGTGGTGGTGTCGCGCCAGGCCCACGCCGCCTTCGCGCCCGCCGAGCAGGTGCGGCGCTCCACGCTGCTGGGCGCCCTGGTGGCGCTGGCGGCCACCGCCGGACTCGGCTTCGTGCTCGCCCGGGGCGTGAGCCAACCCGTCGCCCGGCTGTCCGAGGGCGTGGCCGCGCTCGCCTCCGGCCGCTACGACCAGCGCGTCGTCGAGCAGGGCCGTGATGAGCTCGGACAGCTCGCCCGCTCCTTCAACCACATGGCCGGCGAGCTGCAGCGGCGCGACGCCGAGCTGCGGCGCTGGAGCGAGGAGCTGCAGCAGCGCGTGGACGAGCGCACCCGGCAGTTGCGCGAGGCGCAGGATCAGATCGCGCGCACCCGGCGGCTGGCGGCGCTCGGCTCGTTCAGCGCGGGGCTCGCCCACGAGCTCAACAATCCGCTCACCGGCATCCTCGGGCTGCTGTCCCTGGCGTGTGAGGAGGTCCCGGAGGGCACGCCCCTGCGTGAGAGCCTGGAGATGTCGCTCGAGCAGTCGCGCCGCATGTGCGTCATCATCCGGCAGATGCGCCAGATAGCGGAGCAGGAGCGCAGCGGAGGGGGGCGGCCGTTGAATCCGGTGCAGCCCGTGCGCGCCGCGCTCCATGAGGTGGACCCGGAGCTGCGCGCGCGGGGCATCACCCTCGATTGCGCGTTGAACGAGCCGATGCCCCAGGTGCTGGGACACGCGGAGCAGTTGCAGAGCGTGGTGACCCACCTGTTGCGCAACGCCGTCACCGCCATGCCCGCCGGAGGCACCCTGTCGGTGGGGCTCGGCACGGTGGAGGGCGATGCGGTGTGCCTGTCGGTGAAGGACACCGGCAAGGGCATCCCCGAGTCCCTGCGCGATCGCATCTTCGA